A window from Gottschalkiaceae bacterium SANA encodes these proteins:
- a CDS encoding malate dehydrogenase — protein MDYKKKSLELHEAFKGKLMIRSKVPVATNDQLSVVYTPGVAEPCREIAKRKEEVYRYTAKGNLVAVVTDGTAVLGLGDIGPEAAMPVMEGKAVLFQEFADVDAFPICLDTKDVDEIVAIVKAMAPTFGGINLEDISAPRCILIEKRLKDELDIPVFHDDQHGTAIVVASALMNACKLTKRSIQETKIVVNGAGAAGSAITKILLSMGAQHVLVCDRMGILYRGMDELDFLKEELSNRTNPDNQQGLLADALKGADVLIGVSAPGVVTKAMVASMNKEAIVFAMANPTPEILPDLALQAGARIVGTGRSDFANQINNVLAFPGVFRGALDVRASDINEEMKIAAATAIASIIEDDELSDTYIIPDPFDPRVAERVSKAVAEAARMSGVAKISKEEE, from the coding sequence ATGGATTACAAGAAAAAAAGTTTAGAATTACATGAAGCGTTTAAAGGCAAACTAATGATTCGGTCCAAGGTGCCTGTTGCAACAAATGATCAACTCAGTGTCGTGTATACGCCTGGTGTTGCAGAGCCCTGTCGGGAAATTGCAAAAAGAAAAGAGGAGGTATATCGCTATACGGCAAAAGGGAATTTGGTTGCGGTCGTAACGGATGGAACGGCAGTACTGGGACTCGGTGATATTGGACCAGAAGCTGCAATGCCTGTTATGGAAGGAAAGGCAGTATTGTTTCAAGAATTTGCAGATGTAGATGCATTTCCGATTTGCTTAGACACGAAAGACGTGGATGAAATTGTTGCAATAGTCAAAGCTATGGCACCGACATTTGGGGGAATAAACTTGGAAGACATCTCTGCACCGAGGTGTATTCTGATCGAAAAACGTCTGAAAGATGAATTGGATATTCCTGTATTTCATGATGATCAACATGGAACTGCAATTGTTGTTGCTTCAGCCTTGATGAATGCATGTAAGCTGACAAAAAGAAGCATTCAAGAGACTAAGATTGTTGTGAATGGAGCTGGAGCTGCGGGTAGTGCAATAACAAAGATTTTGCTTTCAATGGGTGCGCAGCACGTTTTAGTTTGTGATCGTATGGGCATACTCTACCGAGGTATGGATGAACTGGATTTTCTAAAAGAAGAATTGTCTAATCGAACAAATCCAGATAATCAACAAGGCTTGCTTGCTGACGCATTGAAAGGTGCCGATGTGCTGATTGGAGTTTCAGCGCCAGGAGTCGTGACTAAGGCGATGGTTGCCTCCATGAACAAAGAAGCTATTGTTTTCGCTATGGCCAATCCAACACCTGAGATTTTACCAGACTTAGCCTTGCAGGCAGGTGCGAGAATTGTTGGAACGGGCAGATCGGATTTTGCAAATCAAATCAATAATGTTTTGGCTTTCCCTGGTGTATTTCGCGGAGCATTGGATGTTCGTGCCAGTGATATTAATGAAGAAATGAAAATTGCTGCTGCGACAGCGATCGCATCGATTATTGAGGATGATGAATTGTCAGATACTTATATCATTCCTGATCCCTTCGATCCGCGTGTAGCAGAGCGAGTTTCAAAGGCTGTTGCTGAAGCTGCTCGTATGAGTGGTGTAGCAAAAATAAGTAAGGAGGAGGAATAG
- a CDS encoding 2-hydroxycarboxylate transporter family protein: MVSTNEMTSSGNSIQEEQGYKIMGMSIPVFLTFSMIVAVATVMGVLPKGLVGAVPFMMVLGAILNEVGNRTPIIKDFFGGGPIVIIFGSAALFTYQIIPTAVTDIVVTFTKAGGFLNFYIAALITGSILGMDRKLLMKASLRYLPAILGGIVVALGLVGIVGGLIGYGVKEAILYIGVPIMGGGMGAGAVPLSEMFGEVMNVDVSKMLSIMIPALAMGNAMAIVAAGILNRIGKKNQKLTGNGELMRVQDEDFKATDEKKSEITLEGMALGMLMATSFYVLGKILGAFLPIHSYALMIISVAAVKALGILPRKYEEGAFYFFRFVMVAWTPALLVGIGAAYTDLGAVISAFTLQYIVLVAVVIFGAVVGSGFVGYFMGFYPIESAITAGLCMANMGGTGDVAVLSASKRMELMPFAQISSRLGGAFIIILATALLKLFM, from the coding sequence ATGGTCTCAACAAATGAAATGACAAGTTCGGGTAATTCGATTCAGGAGGAACAAGGGTATAAAATTATGGGCATGTCTATACCTGTTTTTTTGACTTTCTCTATGATTGTTGCCGTTGCGACAGTGATGGGTGTTTTACCAAAAGGCTTAGTGGGTGCCGTTCCATTTATGATGGTGCTGGGAGCAATTTTAAATGAGGTAGGGAACCGGACACCGATCATTAAAGATTTTTTTGGCGGTGGTCCGATCGTAATCATCTTTGGAAGTGCGGCATTATTTACCTATCAAATCATACCAACTGCAGTGACTGACATTGTGGTTACCTTTACTAAGGCAGGCGGATTCTTAAATTTTTATATTGCAGCATTGATCACAGGAAGTATTTTGGGGATGGATCGAAAACTTTTAATGAAGGCATCCCTTCGATATCTGCCAGCGATTCTTGGAGGCATTGTAGTTGCTTTGGGTCTTGTTGGTATTGTCGGCGGACTCATTGGATATGGAGTTAAAGAAGCCATTCTATATATTGGTGTACCAATTATGGGTGGTGGCATGGGTGCTGGAGCCGTACCTTTATCTGAAATGTTTGGCGAAGTCATGAATGTTGATGTATCAAAAATGCTTTCTATTATGATTCCAGCGCTTGCAATGGGAAATGCTATGGCAATCGTTGCAGCAGGCATCTTAAACCGGATCGGCAAGAAAAACCAAAAACTGACCGGTAACGGGGAACTGATGCGCGTACAGGATGAAGATTTCAAAGCTACTGATGAGAAAAAGTCTGAAATCACCTTAGAAGGAATGGCGCTAGGCATGTTGATGGCGACAAGCTTCTACGTGTTGGGCAAAATCCTTGGCGCCTTCCTTCCGATCCATTCCTATGCACTGATGATCATTTCAGTTGCAGCGGTTAAGGCTCTGGGAATTCTACCAAGAAAATATGAAGAGGGCGCTTTTTACTTCTTCCGATTTGTCATGGTGGCATGGACACCGGCCTTGTTGGTTGGTATTGGTGCGGCATACACAGACTTAGGGGCTGTGATTAGTGCATTTACCCTTCAGTATATCGTTTTGGTAGCAGTCGTGATTTTTGGAGCAGTAGTTGGCTCAGGTTTTGTTGGTTACTTTATGGGCTTCTATCCGATTGAATCAGCGATCACTGCTGGGCTTTGTATGGCGAATATGGGTGGAACTGGTGATGTTGCGGTACTATCAGCATCGAAAAGAATGGAATTAATGCCATTTGCTCAGATTTCATCTCGACTAGGCGGTGCTTTTATTATCATCTTGGCAACAGCCTTATTGAAATTGTTTATGTAG
- the htpG gene encoding molecular chaperone HtpG, which produces MRKKQFKAESKRLLDLVINSIYTHREIFLRELISNASDAIDKIYYTALTDDSIQFNKEDYYITLSVDKEKRQLKLSDSGIGMTKEELEENLGVIARSGSLKFKEENESKDGVDIIGQFGVGFYSAFLVADTVIVRSKAFGSEFAYEWKSQGIDGYTVTPCEKESVGTDIIMDLKENIEDENFDEYLEEYRLRAIIKKYSDFIRYPIKMEITRSQLKEGTESEYEDVTKNETINSMVPIWRKNKNELTDEDYQNFYVEKRFGFDQPVRTIHSSIDGNVSYNAVLFIPGKPPYDFYTKEYEKGLELYSRGVMIMEKCSDLLPDYFSFVKGVVDSEDLSLNISREVLQHDRQLKLIAKNIKSKVKSELTKLMKSDRKKYEAFYESFGRQLKYGVYSEFGSNKEFLQDLLLFSSSFEKKLVRLEEYVERMKEEQKYIYYATGASIERLEKMPQTEMVLDKGYEILYFTEEVDEFAIQTMRDFKEKEFKSVSANDLGLETEEDQQVEESPENEAIFTSMMEHLSNKVKAVRASKRLKTHPVCLTSEGEVSIEMEKILNAMPTDQEVKAEKVLEININHEIFTTVQDAYKNDPEKFALYTDVLYQQALLIEGLPIEDPVAFTNQICEIMK; this is translated from the coding sequence ATGAGAAAAAAACAATTTAAAGCAGAGTCAAAACGACTATTGGATTTGGTAATCAATTCAATTTATACGCATCGTGAAATCTTCTTAAGAGAATTGATTTCCAATGCAAGCGACGCCATTGATAAGATTTACTATACGGCGTTGACGGATGATTCTATCCAATTTAACAAAGAAGATTATTATATCACCTTGTCTGTAGACAAGGAAAAAAGACAATTGAAGTTATCGGATTCGGGAATTGGAATGACCAAAGAAGAACTGGAAGAAAATCTAGGTGTTATCGCTAGAAGTGGATCTTTAAAGTTCAAGGAAGAAAATGAAAGCAAAGACGGTGTTGATATCATCGGGCAATTCGGGGTTGGGTTCTACTCAGCATTTCTTGTTGCAGACACGGTTATTGTTCGAAGCAAGGCTTTCGGCAGCGAGTTTGCCTATGAATGGAAATCGCAGGGGATTGATGGATATACGGTGACGCCATGTGAGAAGGAATCCGTGGGAACCGATATTATTATGGACCTGAAGGAAAATATTGAAGACGAGAACTTTGATGAGTATTTAGAAGAGTACCGACTTCGCGCCATTATTAAGAAATACTCTGATTTCATTCGTTACCCAATCAAAATGGAGATAACGCGAAGCCAATTGAAAGAAGGTACGGAATCGGAATATGAAGATGTAACGAAGAATGAAACCATTAATAGTATGGTACCGATTTGGAGAAAGAATAAAAATGAATTGACGGATGAAGACTATCAGAACTTCTATGTCGAAAAGCGATTTGGATTTGATCAACCCGTTCGAACGATTCATTCTAGTATTGATGGAAATGTGAGTTATAATGCGGTGTTATTTATTCCAGGGAAACCGCCATATGATTTTTATACGAAGGAGTATGAAAAGGGATTGGAACTCTATTCCCGTGGCGTAATGATTATGGAAAAATGCAGTGACCTTTTACCGGATTATTTCAGTTTTGTGAAAGGTGTTGTTGATTCAGAGGATCTATCTTTGAATATCTCGAGGGAAGTTCTGCAGCATGATCGACAATTGAAGCTGATTGCAAAAAACATAAAATCCAAGGTGAAAAGCGAACTGACAAAATTAATGAAATCCGATCGCAAAAAATATGAAGCTTTCTACGAATCTTTTGGACGTCAATTGAAATACGGCGTATATAGTGAGTTTGGTTCGAACAAAGAATTTTTGCAAGATCTATTGTTATTTTCGTCATCGTTTGAGAAAAAGCTTGTTCGCCTAGAGGAATATGTAGAGCGTATGAAAGAAGAACAAAAGTATATCTACTATGCGACGGGTGCGTCGATCGAACGTCTTGAGAAGATGCCTCAAACAGAAATGGTTTTGGACAAAGGCTACGAGATTCTTTATTTTACTGAAGAGGTTGACGAGTTTGCCATTCAAACCATGAGAGATTTCAAGGAAAAGGAATTCAAGTCTGTTTCCGCAAATGATTTAGGTCTTGAAACGGAAGAAGACCAACAAGTGGAAGAATCTCCTGAAAACGAAGCAATCTTTACTTCGATGATGGAACACTTATCCAACAAAGTAAAAGCTGTTCGAGCTTCGAAACGTTTAAAAACTCATCCAGTATGTTTGACGAGTGAAGGTGAAGTATCCATAGAGATGGAAAAAATTCTTAATGCTATGCCAACCGATCAGGAAGTGAAGGCTGAAAAGGTTTTGGAAATCAATATCAATCATGAAATTTTCACAACGGTACAGGATGCGTATAAGAATGATCCGGAAAAATTTGCTTTATATACGGATGTGTTGTATCAACAAGCTTTATTGATTGAAGGATTGCCAATCGAAGATCCGGTTGCCTTTACCAATCAGATTTGTGAAATTATGAAATAG